The genome window TTTCCCATTTCTTCAGGGAGCATCTTTTCAATCACCTCATGGGTCTGTTAACTCTCTAGTTCAGATAGCAAGAGACTGTTCCTTCACTGTGTTTGCCAGTTATGACTGATTGTCAGCAAAAAGTCCAGAGTTGGCACTATTTTGCACTGTCTTCtcactggcaggaacacttgcaTGTAGCCACCACAGGATAAGGAATCAGCCTCCAGGCACATTGTTGTGGGGGCTTTCTAAGGCCTACGGCTTCCTCCTTGCTTGCCCAACAATGCCATGCCAGGAGCTTGATGTAGGTGACCTGTGCATGTTGGCAAATCATGCCAGGAGGCCACGAGCAGCCCACTTGGATAGGGTCACAGTCTGTGTGGCGTACCCAGCGTGGCCAGAAGATGGGTCCCACATCCACCCAGGAAGAGGTCAGCTGGCAGGTAGCACTATCCACAAGCCACTGTTGGAGACGGTGCTTGAGAACTTGGCTCAGATTGTGGGGAACACCATCCCTAAAAGTCAGCAGCTCAGGAAGATCTAGTCCTTGAGCTTCCTGCAGTAGCTTCTTCTTAAATCGGGCTGAACGTTCTGCCAGGTCCTCGCTGAGGGTGCCCAATTCCTCTAAGCTTGTGTTCCGACCACGGGGGTCCTCAAGAGACATCCAGAAAGGGTCAAAGGATGAGCCTATCATTTTCATCAGCCGAGAGGTTCGTAGACGCTTGGGTTTAGGAGAGTAGTGGTAGTCATCTGGAGACAGAGACAGGCTGTAAGGTCTTGCTTGATTGCCTGGTTTACTCTGGATGAGGTGGACATCAGGATTGTATGGAGACATCTCAGGACTCTTTTCCTGAGGCAGAAGCACCTCGCTTAGAAACACGTCTCTTTCTTGAGGGAGAGAAACAGCTCCTGTATGATTGGTTGTATGGGCCCCCAGCCCCAGAAGCAGCATGCAGAGTAGCCGTGCTCTGGCATCCATGACTGCCACAACTCCTTCACAAATTGTGTGCCTCTTAACTACAGCAAGCTAACCCTGCGGGCTGCTTCTCTCCACCCCTTTTTTTATCAGAAGATCCTTTTACAGAAAGTTTCCTAATTCCCCTTTTGCCTAGTTACAAGCTTTGATATCAGACAGCACTA of Sphaerodactylus townsendi isolate TG3544 linkage group LG06, MPM_Stown_v2.3, whole genome shotgun sequence contains these proteins:
- the LOC125435344 gene encoding noggin-like translates to MDARARLLCMLLLGLGAHTTNHTGAVSLPQERDVFLSEVLLPQEKSPEMSPYNPDVHLIQSKPGNQARPYSLSLSPDDYHYSPKPKRLRTSRLMKMIGSSFDPFWMSLEDPRGRNTSLEELGTLSEDLAERSARFKKKLLQEAQGLDLPELLTFRDGVPHNLSQVLKHRLQQWLVDSATCQLTSSWVDVGPIFWPRWVRHTDCDPIQVGCSWPPGMICQHAQVTYIKLLAWHCWASKEEAVGLRKPPQQCAWRLIPYPVVATCKCSCQ